From a single Ciconia boyciana chromosome 6, ASM3463844v1, whole genome shotgun sequence genomic region:
- the FAM98B gene encoding protein FAM98B isoform X2 has translation MPADLPPRRFGCSRAETMYTGPLLKEEALNKAAENGLSSPEFFELCVWLGSQIKSLCNMEESITSTDGDKDIESFQLEISGFLREMACPYSSLVSGDIKDRLREKEDCLKLLLFLSTELQALKILNSKKIKGSHLEKHNEIHQEVQAICDALGLPNSSSSDIPPLLTNVEQKIKDILSKAQNSHVGKSLLTKPLNSDQVERLEKINDALRSEYECRRRMLMKRLDVTVQSFGWSDRAKVKTDDIARIYQPKRYALSPKSTITLAHLLAAREDLSKIIRTSSGSTRENTVCAINKVLMGRVPDRGGRPTEIEPPPPEMPPWQKRQEGGGRGGWGGGGGGGRGNWGGGGGRGGGGGGGGFGGGGFRGGGRGGGGFQGGRGDYGGRGGYGGRGGYGDPYGGRGGGGYRRY, from the exons ATGCCTGCCGACCTCCCGCCGAGGCGCTTCGGATGCAGCAGAGCGGAAACAAT GTACACGGGTCCCCTGTTGAAAGAGGAAGCCCtgaacaaagcagcagaaaatggaTTGTCTTCACCAGAATTTTTTGAGCTTTGCGTTTGGTTAGGTTCCCAAATAAAGTCACTTTGTAATATGGAAGAAAGCATCACTTCAACAGATG GTGATAAAGATATAGAGAGCTTCCAGCTTGAGATTAGTGGCTTTCTGAGAGAAATGGCTTGTCCGTATTCATCGCTTGTATCTGGAGACATCAAGGACAGattaagagagaaagaagattGTCTTAAACTCCTCT TATTTCTAAGTACAGAACTTCAGGCtttaaagatattgaacagCAAGAAGATTAAAGGCTCTCATTTGGAAAAGCACAATGAAATTCATCAGGAAGTGCAAGCTATTTGCGATGCACTGGGCCTGCCAAACTCCTCGTCTTCTGATATTCCTCCCTTGTTAACCAATGTGGAACAAAAG ataaaGGACATTCTCTCAAAAGCTCAAAATAGCCATGTGGGGAAATCACTGCTAACAAAACCTCTGAATTCTGACCAAGTG GAAAGATTGGAAAAAATCAATGATGCTCTTCGCAGTGAGTACGAATGTCGCCGTCGTATGTTAATGAAGAGGCTAGATGTGACCGTGCAGTCTTTTGGCTGGTCTGATAGAGCAAAG GTAAAAACAGATGACATAGCACGAATCTATCAGCCCAAGCGCTATGCATTATCTCCAAAGTCAACTATTACATTAGCTCACCTTCTTGCTGCTCGAGAAGATTTATCGAAGATCATAAGAACAAGTAGTGGATCAACACGGGAAAATACAGTCTGTGCAATCAACAAG GTTCTGATGGGGAGAGTACCTGACCGTGGAGGCAGACCAACAGAGATTGAACCACCTCCTCCCGAAATGCCTCCTTGGCAAAAAAGACAAGAAGGTGGTGGAAGAGGTGgttggggaggtgggggtggaggTGGAAGGGGCAactgggggggtggagggggtagaggaggaggaggaggaggtggtggtttTGGAGGTGGGGGTTTCAGAGGTGGTGGAAGAGGTGGAGGTGGCTTCCAAGGTGGCAGGGGAGATTATGGTGGCAGGGGAGGTTATGGTGGCAGGGGAGGCTATGGTGATCCATATggtggaagaggagggggaggataCCGAAGATactaa
- the FAM98B gene encoding protein FAM98B isoform X1, translating to MRELAPGPKMECDILDALEALGYTGPLLKEEALNKAAENGLSSPEFFELCVWLGSQIKSLCNMEESITSTDGDKDIESFQLEISGFLREMACPYSSLVSGDIKDRLREKEDCLKLLLFLSTELQALKILNSKKIKGSHLEKHNEIHQEVQAICDALGLPNSSSSDIPPLLTNVEQKIKDILSKAQNSHVGKSLLTKPLNSDQVERLEKINDALRSEYECRRRMLMKRLDVTVQSFGWSDRAKVKTDDIARIYQPKRYALSPKSTITLAHLLAAREDLSKIIRTSSGSTRENTVCAINKVLMGRVPDRGGRPTEIEPPPPEMPPWQKRQEGGGRGGWGGGGGGGRGNWGGGGGRGGGGGGGGFGGGGFRGGGRGGGGFQGGRGDYGGRGGYGGRGGYGDPYGGRGGGGYRRY from the exons ATGAGAGAGCTGGCGCCCGGCCCGAAGATGGAGTGCGACATCTTGGACGCGCTGGAGGCCTTGGG GTACACGGGTCCCCTGTTGAAAGAGGAAGCCCtgaacaaagcagcagaaaatggaTTGTCTTCACCAGAATTTTTTGAGCTTTGCGTTTGGTTAGGTTCCCAAATAAAGTCACTTTGTAATATGGAAGAAAGCATCACTTCAACAGATG GTGATAAAGATATAGAGAGCTTCCAGCTTGAGATTAGTGGCTTTCTGAGAGAAATGGCTTGTCCGTATTCATCGCTTGTATCTGGAGACATCAAGGACAGattaagagagaaagaagattGTCTTAAACTCCTCT TATTTCTAAGTACAGAACTTCAGGCtttaaagatattgaacagCAAGAAGATTAAAGGCTCTCATTTGGAAAAGCACAATGAAATTCATCAGGAAGTGCAAGCTATTTGCGATGCACTGGGCCTGCCAAACTCCTCGTCTTCTGATATTCCTCCCTTGTTAACCAATGTGGAACAAAAG ataaaGGACATTCTCTCAAAAGCTCAAAATAGCCATGTGGGGAAATCACTGCTAACAAAACCTCTGAATTCTGACCAAGTG GAAAGATTGGAAAAAATCAATGATGCTCTTCGCAGTGAGTACGAATGTCGCCGTCGTATGTTAATGAAGAGGCTAGATGTGACCGTGCAGTCTTTTGGCTGGTCTGATAGAGCAAAG GTAAAAACAGATGACATAGCACGAATCTATCAGCCCAAGCGCTATGCATTATCTCCAAAGTCAACTATTACATTAGCTCACCTTCTTGCTGCTCGAGAAGATTTATCGAAGATCATAAGAACAAGTAGTGGATCAACACGGGAAAATACAGTCTGTGCAATCAACAAG GTTCTGATGGGGAGAGTACCTGACCGTGGAGGCAGACCAACAGAGATTGAACCACCTCCTCCCGAAATGCCTCCTTGGCAAAAAAGACAAGAAGGTGGTGGAAGAGGTGgttggggaggtgggggtggaggTGGAAGGGGCAactgggggggtggagggggtagaggaggaggaggaggaggtggtggtttTGGAGGTGGGGGTTTCAGAGGTGGTGGAAGAGGTGGAGGTGGCTTCCAAGGTGGCAGGGGAGATTATGGTGGCAGGGGAGGTTATGGTGGCAGGGGAGGCTATGGTGATCCATATggtggaagaggagggggaggataCCGAAGATactaa